The DNA region AAAAATATTTTAAAATTCAATTAAGTGTCAAAAAAGGGCTTACGTTAAAATTGTGATTTCGGAAGTTTATTCCATTTGACATTATTTAAGTTAAGATATTTTTTCAGCTTGCAGATAACGTAGTAATATAGATCATATGATCTATATATATTATATATGCGGAACTAAGATAAGAGATCTTTTATGCTTTTAAACGAGGTTTCTGCCACATGAGTGTAAACTTCCGTGGTTTTGGTACTACTGTGGCCTAGCAGCAGTTGAATGTGCCTTATATCAGTGCCGTTTTCAAGAAGGTGGGTAGCAAAGCTATGACGTAACATGTGAGGTGTAACTTTCTTACGGATGCCCGATCTCATGGCAGCCATAGAGGTAATTTTTAATACACTTGAAGCGGTATAGGCTTTTTGACCGGGGCCTTCAAATAGATAGTGCTGTGGTCTATACTCTTTGTAATAAGCACGTAGTTCTTTTAAGAGTGTGGGGCTTAGGACGGTCATTCTATCTTTATTGCCCTTGGTCGCCTTAACGCAGATAAGCATTCGCTTTCCATCTATATCGTCTATTTTTAAGTTCAGAAGCTCACTTCTTCTAAGGCCTGCCGAATATAATAGGGAAATGATACAGCGATGTTTTAAGTTGCGGGTATACTCAATAAGGCTTAGAACTTCTTCTTTTGAAAGTACTTTGGGCAGTTGTTTTTGTTTAATGGGCCGTTCAATGTTATAGAAGCGGTTGGGCATACCCATGACCACCTCAAAATAGAATTTGATGCTGTTGACTGCTTGGTTTAAATAAGAGTGTGAACGGACATCCCTTGTTAGCTTTTGCAAATACTTCCTTACCTCTATCTCAGTAATGGCATTGGGTGGTATGCCGTGAAAATGATTTATAAAGGTTTCAAAATGGTGTACGTAGGTCTTTACCGTATTTTCCGCATATCTGCTTAATTCCAACTTGTCCAGGTACTCTTCCGGACATCTTTTAAAACCTTCTTTCAGCTCCCTGTTCCTGTACCAGTTTATGTTATGGGGTTTGTCTGGGTTTAGTCCATGGCTATTCTCGAAAAAATAATTTCCGTTTATCCAGACCTCTCCACGAAATGTACTCCAAAGTGTACTAAGGTTGGTTTTATTGTTGAGGACATGATACATGCCATATTCCTGGCTCCAACATATGTGTGGTAATTTCTCCACAAGCGCTTGGATTACTTTATCAGATTTGAACTGGAGTCCAATATGTTTTACGTTATTTATCAATAAATGTTTTAACGTAATGCTTCTACCTTTAAACATGTTATTTTTTTTCCAAGTTCATTAATAAAAATGATTTAATCGTATCTTAATCGAATAATGTTCGCATAAAGATTCACTTAAGTTTATGGAAATGAGACTACAACATGAGTGTTTGTACTGTAAAAAGCCACTTACGGGTAGAACGGATAAAAAATATTGCAATCTACATTGCAAGAGTGCTTTCCAATATCAAAAAGAAAAGGAAAGACCGGAACGCTTTTACAATAAAGTAGACAATCAGCTAAAACTGAACCGGAAGATTCTTAAACAATATAACAAAGGGGGCAAGGTAACGATAAGATGTAAGGTTCTTTCGGAGCAGGGATTCGATTCCAACTTTTTCACCCACTATTGGAAGAACAAAAAGGGAGACGTATATTTTTTTATTTATGAATACGGTTTCTTGAAAAAAATCGAATATGGAAAAGAAAAATACATTCTGGTTACCTGGCAAGATTATATGAACAAGGGAATGTAACGGGAGGAATAGAAGTTAATTGATTGTTTATCAATATAATTGGCATTGGCAGTAAACTTGGGTTGTTGTTTCAGTATGTCGTTCGCTAAGGTATGGTTGACCCTCCTTTGCCCGTAGCGCATTACAAAAATAGGGTTACTATTAATATTCTTTTTAAAATATATGGTTAAAGTAACTAAGTAATTAACCATAAGGGGGCAACCATAGCTATGGTGCTCCTGAATGTGTATTTGGACAAAATAAGGTTACTTTTTATAGCTTATATGGTGGTATCTAAAAAAAGTATGGTTATATTTTATGTGGTTAAAAAGCTTAGTAGGATATTAGGCCAATATAATTTAGGACAGTATAAGACAACCATATTTTGGCCTATGCCTATGGTGCTATTTAGACGACTTGGAGAAAACCGAATTTAACAGGAAGTCTATGGCTTCGTCATCGGAAATGATAGCGTCTTTTTTCTTACGTTCTGTACTTTTCTCCTTTAGTTGTTGAACAGTGTGCAGTTTATTCTCAATTTTCTTGGGTGGGTCGTCCACCGTTTCAAATTGAAATTGCTCGTTCAAGGTCAATAGGATCCCAAGTGATGCCTCAAATTTTAATGTTTCGTTCAGTACAGGAAACTTATCTATTAGGGAATCTTCAAAATATGCAACGTTTCCGATCAGGAAGTGGGCCAGGGGCACTGGACATTCTGTGGCAAGACGCTCCTGTAGTGCCTCCTTCCGCAGCTCAAAGAGCTCTACTTTCTTAGCTCTACGTATGCTTAGGTGTCCATTGGGCAAATTTACAGGCTTCAGTATATCAAATTCATTTTTAATGGCAAGTTGGGCAATTCTTTTGTAATGCTCCAAAGCAACTTTTCGAGTATCCGGTTCATCCAGCCCCATCATATCCTCTTCATACACATAATAAAACCCAATGAGGCTATTTTCAATTATATCTTGATACACATCCACTATAAACCCATAAAACTCCTCGGTCATGTTAGGGTCGGGAACATAAACGGTTTCACTGTTCTTGGGGGAAATGGCATTAGGTATTCCCTCAACGGACAGCGGTACCCGTGTTACCTCTTGGAGTATGCCCCTTGAGAGCTGTACACGAGTGAGCTCGTCCATTGTCAACGAGTTCAGGTCCAAATTCTTTAAAAGTCCAAAGTAACTCATTTGTCGGTTTTGTTGATGGATCGGTTCAATAGGTTTGAGTAATCCTGGGGTAGTTCGGCATCTATGTCCCTAAGGTATTTTTCAAGTGCATCAAGGGTGGCATGGCCCGTAATGAGCATCAGTTTGCTTTTAACCTCTTCAGGCGTCCCCGTTTTTATCATCTCACGGTAGAGCATGGTTATATACGTATGTCTGAAACTGTACAGCCCATATTCATTGCCCAAATTAAAATGGTCCTTTACTTTTTTAAAGCGTTTGGAAAAGTAGTTCCGTTTGTCGTTATCGGCAAGGTTCCATTCTCCGCCAAAGCCTTGTGGAGTGAATAGGGAATGTTTGGCGTCCATCTTGGAAAGGTCCGGCAATTGCCCAAGCATTATATCCGGTATGATCTTTATCTTAACAGGTTTGTTCTTGGCTTTGACATATATTTTCTTGTCATTGATGTCAATATCACCTACTTTAAGGCGACATATTTCTATAGGCCTCAACATATTATAGCTGACCATTTGGACGAACATCCGCATCAAAAGGTCATTGTTCATAAGATGTGCGTCAATTTCCGCCAACTGTGTGGGTGTGTAGGTCTTGTTTCGCTTCGGAACGGATTTTAGTATGTTTATCTTACGAATAAAGTTGTCGTCGATCAGTTCATTGTTCTCCAAGGTGCCAAAGAGCGCACTGAGAGCGGTTCTGGTATTGTTCCTGTTTCTAGGGCTGGAGGTGCGCAAAACATCGTTCAGGTGGCGCACTACGGTCTTTTTGTCAATGTTATTAATATCGGAAACATCCACCTCATTTTCGGCAAGCCATCTTTCAAACTTGGTTATTCGACTTTTCTGCTTCTTGAACGAATTATCGTTCAATGTGCTCTTTTTAATGTTTAGGCCCAGTTCGAATGCTTCGGCCACTGAAACTTTGTTCTCGTCCACCACATTGTTTTCTATTTCTGAAATAGGTACTGGATTTGGTTTAGCGTTTTCATTGGCAAGGTCAATACGCTCTCTATTTACTGCTGCTGTAGATTCTTTTTCCACTTCTTTCTTCGCTGGAAAGTTGTTTATGGGGCGTTCTTCTTTTATTGCTCTCCGTCTAAATTCGTCTTCTAACTCTGTATTGTCTTTATAAGGGTCGAATCCGGCTTCCAATAACAGAAGGAGGTTTCGTTGTAGCACTTTTAAGAACTGTAAACGTTTAGTTTTTCCTTTGAAGCGGTTGGCTCCGGCTTTGATAAAAGGTTGCTTTTTTAGTTTGCCGGTATCAGGGTCCCTGAAAGAGAAATATACAAACCAGGCTTTTGCAAGGGCATCGTTGCGTTGCTTTTTGTCAAGGGCGGACCATTGGGTGATATCGACACCACCTGTAAAGATTTTAGGTTCGGTGTAGTTCAATTTCATTTTAAAAGTGTTTACGTTTTCGTTTACGGAACGTAATAAAAGGGAAATACAAGACATAAAAAAACGGATTGTAGTACGCAATCCGTTAATTTACAGCATTTTAAGCCTTGTAGCGAGAGGGGGGCACGATCCCCCGACCTCCGGGTTATGAATCCGACGCTCTAACCAACTGAGCTACCTCGCCGTATTATTATTTTGAAACGGCTGCAAATATAAAGTTTATTTCTTGTTCTGACGCAATACTTTGCTAAAATTATTCTATCTCTTTTATTTTTTTATCATAAGGAAATCTATATATTGCCCAACGTAAACACTTAAGAATGGACGATAAAATAAAATTTGAACTAGAATTTGTAATACAATCTTCACCGCAATTACTATATACATATATATCAACCCCGTCAGGACTTTCCGAATGGTTTGCTGATAATGTGAACTCTAGAGGTGAAATGTTCAGTTTTATATGGGACGGTTCGGAAGAGGAAGCAAAGTTATTGAAGCGTAAAAGTGATGAGTTTGTAAAGTTCGCATGGGTAGATAATGAAGACGATTCGTTTTTTGAATTGAAAATCATTGTTGATGAAATTACCAAGGACGTTTCTCTATTTATAACAGATTTTGCAGAAGAAGACGAAGTTGACGAAGCTAAAATGCTATGGACAAATCAAGTAACGGATTTGAAGCAGGTTTTAGGTTCCAAGTAGCCGTATTCTTCTAATATCACCTTATATTTGGTCCCGATAATTATCGGGACTTTTTTATGATTAATTACAACGGAAATCTTCTAGAAGAAAACACTCAGTTCTTAGACCACCAAAACAGGGGCTTGCGGTATGGTGATGCCCTTTTTGAAACTATGAGAATGGTTAACGGAAAATTATTTTTCTGGGAAGACCATTATCTTAGACTCATGGCATCTATGCGCGTGCTGCGTATGGAAATTCCTATGGATTTTACCATGGAATTTTTGGAGTCTAAAATTAGTGAAACCGTTGAAGCAAATGGTCTGGCCAATTCCCAAGCCCGTATAAGGTTTTCAGTTTTTAGGGAAAAAGGAGGTTTTTATTTACCTACTACGAACGATATTAGTTATTGCATTGAAGCCCTGCCGCTTCAAAGTCCTTTTTATGTAGTAAATGATGCGCCCTACGAAGTAGAGCTTTTTAAAGATTTCTACGTTAATGCAGATATGTTATCCACCTTAAAGACCAATAATAAAATTATAAATGTTGTTGGAAGCATTTACGCTAAAGAAAACGATTATCAGAACTGCCTCCTTCTAAATAGTTCAAAACAAGTAGTGGAGGCTTTAAACGGTAATATTTTTATTGTAAAGAATGGAAGCATAAAAACGCCACCTATAAAAGAGGGTTGTTTGAACGGAATTGTTCGTAAAAAGCTGATAGAGATTCTAAGTAAAATTGATGAGTATCAGTTTGAGGAGGCGTCAATATCTCCTTTTGAATTGCAAAAAGCAGATGAGATATTCATTACAAACAGTATAGTGGGCATTCAGCCTATTTCTAAGTATAGAAAAAAAGAATTTGCCAATACCGTAGCAAAAGGACTTTTAGGGAAGTTAAATGCCGCAGCAAGACTTTCTTAAAGGTTGATGTTATAGCTAGTTTAAGTTAGGGTTTTCAGGTGAATTGGACCAAAGAAGATAATCCCCTCCTAATTCTACCATTTTTTCTTTCCAAAAAGCGTCCGATGATTTATGAATGAGTCCGCTTTCATAGTCGTTTTCTACCACCACCCAAGATTTAGATAGTAACTCCTTATCTAATTGAAGGGAAGACCAACCGGAATACCCTAAGAAAAACCGAATATCTTCTTCCGATATCACTTTTTGATTAATAAGGTCGATGGTATTCTCAAAATCACCGCCCCAATAAATTCCATCTGAAATCTCAATACTATTGGAAATTAATTCCGGAACCTTATGTATAAAGTACAGATTATCTTGCTCCACAGG from Zobellia alginiliquefaciens includes:
- a CDS encoding tyrosine-type recombinase/integrase → MKLNYTEPKIFTGGVDITQWSALDKKQRNDALAKAWFVYFSFRDPDTGKLKKQPFIKAGANRFKGKTKRLQFLKVLQRNLLLLLEAGFDPYKDNTELEDEFRRRAIKEERPINNFPAKKEVEKESTAAVNRERIDLANENAKPNPVPISEIENNVVDENKVSVAEAFELGLNIKKSTLNDNSFKKQKSRITKFERWLAENEVDVSDINNIDKKTVVRHLNDVLRTSSPRNRNNTRTALSALFGTLENNELIDDNFIRKINILKSVPKRNKTYTPTQLAEIDAHLMNNDLLMRMFVQMVSYNMLRPIEICRLKVGDIDINDKKIYVKAKNKPVKIKIIPDIMLGQLPDLSKMDAKHSLFTPQGFGGEWNLADNDKRNYFSKRFKKVKDHFNLGNEYGLYSFRHTYITMLYREMIKTGTPEEVKSKLMLITGHATLDALEKYLRDIDAELPQDYSNLLNRSINKTDK
- the xerA gene encoding site-specific tyrosine recombinase/integron integrase, giving the protein MFKGRSITLKHLLINNVKHIGLQFKSDKVIQALVEKLPHICWSQEYGMYHVLNNKTNLSTLWSTFRGEVWINGNYFFENSHGLNPDKPHNINWYRNRELKEGFKRCPEEYLDKLELSRYAENTVKTYVHHFETFINHFHGIPPNAITEIEVRKYLQKLTRDVRSHSYLNQAVNSIKFYFEVVMGMPNRFYNIERPIKQKQLPKVLSKEEVLSLIEYTRNLKHRCIISLLYSAGLRRSELLNLKIDDIDGKRMLICVKATKGNKDRMTVLSPTLLKELRAYYKEYRPQHYLFEGPGQKAYTASSVLKITSMAAMRSGIRKKVTPHMLRHSFATHLLENGTDIRHIQLLLGHSSTKTTEVYTHVAETSFKSIKDLLS
- a CDS encoding aminotransferase class IV, whose translation is MINYNGNLLEENTQFLDHQNRGLRYGDALFETMRMVNGKLFFWEDHYLRLMASMRVLRMEIPMDFTMEFLESKISETVEANGLANSQARIRFSVFREKGGFYLPTTNDISYCIEALPLQSPFYVVNDAPYEVELFKDFYVNADMLSTLKTNNKIINVVGSIYAKENDYQNCLLLNSSKQVVEALNGNIFIVKNGSIKTPPIKEGCLNGIVRKKLIEILSKIDEYQFEEASISPFELQKADEIFITNSIVGIQPISKYRKKEFANTVAKGLLGKLNAAARLS
- a CDS encoding YqgE/AlgH family protein is translated as MVDLKPEKGKLLIAEPTLTGDVSFNRSVVLLAEHNKEGSVGFILNKPLEYTIGELINEIEIPFQVYNGGPVEQDNLYFIHKVPELISNSIEISDGIYWGGDFENTIDLINQKVISEEDIRFFLGYSGWSSLQLDKELLSKSWVVVENDYESGLIHKSSDAFWKEKMVELGGDYLLWSNSPENPNLN
- a CDS encoding START-like domain-containing protein, whose product is MDDKIKFELEFVIQSSPQLLYTYISTPSGLSEWFADNVNSRGEMFSFIWDGSEEEAKLLKRKSDEFVKFAWVDNEDDSFFELKIIVDEITKDVSLFITDFAEEDEVDEAKMLWTNQVTDLKQVLGSK